A single genomic interval of Malania oleifera isolate guangnan ecotype guangnan chromosome 13, ASM2987363v1, whole genome shotgun sequence harbors:
- the LOC131146809 gene encoding probable receptor-like protein kinase At5g24010, with product MKASKHHFFSLILLSVIRFSAPFTPENNYLINCGSNTNASVDNRFFLGDSAKPGSLFLSSGKSISLANQNPSADSPQLYHTARVFTSVSSFTFPVKKTGTHVVRLHFSPFSSSSYNLTAANFSVSVNGLGLLNDFRTQIAVLKEYILRIDKNVVEMVFSPNGESSFAFVNAIEVFSAPGDLIVDDGAKLIGPNGVQEYKNLSSQVLETVHRINVGGLKLTPYNDSLWRTWVPDENFLVLRSAAKLAVTTHTPNYRPGGSSREIAPDNVYMTAQQMNRDNLTTDSWFNITWDFPVGSYGARHLVRLHFCDIVSISINELYFDVFINGHSAYKDIDLSSLAYHVLASPYYIDFVVDSSNSGVMRISVGPSKLSSSLSRNAILNGVEIMKMVKFAGFQTVASKKKNVWVVVGSIVGGTVFICLAILAVIFALKCRKKKPKPRPAESLGWTPIAVYGGSSYSRTSEATARASPGPIFLMGLKIPFADIQLATKNFDKGLIIGSGGFGMVFKGVLRDNTKIAVKRGMPGSRQGLPEFQTEITILSRIRHRHLVSLVGYCEEESEMILVYEYVEKGPLKKHLYGSKFPPLSWKQRLEICIGAARGLHYLHTGSAQGIIHRDIKSTNILLDTNYVAKVADFGLSRSGPHLDETHVSTGVKGSFGYLDPEYFRRQRLTDKSDVYSFGVVLLEVLCARPAVDPSLAREQVNLAEWAMQWLKKGLLEQIIDPHLVGQIKPNSLKKFAETAEKCLADYGVDRPTMGDVLWNLEYALQLQENGRGRELQEDCDVNVPELTESTAVPEAPYSKSIIEGDNENGSLDITTSKVFSQLMTKEGR from the coding sequence atgaaggcctCAAAACATCACTTCTTCTCTCTAATTCTTCTTTCTGTCATCCGCTTCTCCGCCCCTTTCACTCCGGAAAACAACTATCTCATTAATTGCGGATCAAACACAAACGCCTCAGTCGATAACAGGTTCTTTCTTGGCGATTCTGCGAAACCCGGCTCGCTTTTTCTGTCCTCAGGTAAGTCCATTTCTCTCGCGAACCAAAACCCATCTGCAGATTCGCCACAACTTTACCATACTGCCAGGGTTTTCACATCCGTTTCTAGCTTTACGTTTCCTGTGAAGAAAACTGGTACCCACGTGGTACGCCTCCATTTCTCACCTTTCTCTTCTTCAAGTTACAATCTCACAGCTGCAAATTTTAGCGTTTCTGTTAATGGGTTGGGATTATTGAACGATTTTAGAACCCAAATTGCTGTATTAAAGGAGTACATATTAAGAATCGATAAGAATGTTGTTGAAATGGTGTTTTCGCCTAATGGGGAATCGAGTTTCGCATTTGTGAATGCAATTGAAGTCTTTTCGGCTCCCGGGGACCTCATTGTTGATGATGGGGCGAAGTTGATTGGTCCTAATGGGGTTCAGGAGTACAAGAATCTTTCATCACAGGTTTTAGAAACTGTACATAGGATCAATGTTGGTGGGTTGAAATTAACCCCTTATAATGACAGTCTCTGGAGGACATGGGTCCCCGATGAGAATTTTCTAGTCTTAAGATCAGCTGCGAAGCTTGCCGTCACCACTCATACGCCAAACTACCGGCCTGGAGGTTCGAGCAGAGAGATTGCCCCAGATAATGTTTACATGACTGCGCAGCAGATGAATAGAGATAATTTAACTACAGATTCGTGGTTCAACATAACGTGGGATTTTCCGGTGGGTTCATATGGTGCACGGCACTTGGTTCGATTGCATTTCTGCGATATAGTTAGCATTTCAATTAATGAGCTCTACTTTGATGTCTTTATCAATGGGCACTCTGCATATAAAGATATTGATTTATCTTCTCTTGCTTATCATGTTCTTGCATCGCCTTACTACATTGATTTTGTTGTGGATTCGAGTAATTCGGGGGTTATGAGGATTAGTGTTGGCCCCTCTAAACTAAGCAGTTCTTTGAGTAGGAATGCTATTTTAAATGGGGTGGAGATCATGAAGATGGTGAAGTTTGCAGGTTTTCAAACTGTGGCTAGTAAGAAGAAAAATGTTTGGGTTGTTGTGGGCTCCATAGTTGGAGGTACAGTATTTATATGTTTGGCAATACTGGCAGTTATTTTTGCACTGAAATGCAGGAAGAAGAAACCAAAACCAAGACCTGCAGAAAGTCTGGGTTGGACTCCCATAGCTGTATATGGAGGTAGTTCATACAGTAGAACATCTGAAGCAACAGCTCGTGCATCTCCTGGCCCAATTTTTTTAATGGGCTTGAAGATCCCTTTTGCTGATATACAATTGGCAACGAAAAATTTTGATAAGGGTCTGATCATTGGTTCTGGGGGGTTCGGCATGGTTTTTAAAGGGGTTCTTAGAGACAATACAAAAATTGCAGTCAAGCGAGGTATGCCAGGATCTAGGCAAGGCCTACCAGAATTTCAGACTGAAATAACAATTCTGTCAAGGATCCGCCACCGCCATCTTGTTTCACTTGTTGGATATTGTGAGGAAGAGTCAGAAATGATACTTGTTTATGAGTATGTGGAGAAAGGGCCCTTGAAGAAGCATCTGTACGGTTCAAAATTTCCTCCATTGTCTTGGAAGCAGAGGCTTGAGATATGCATTGGGGCTGCTAGAGGCCTTCACTACCTACATACAGGATCAGCTCAGGGAATTATCCATCGTGACATTAAATCCACTAATATCTTGCTCGATACAAATTATGTTGCTAAGGTTGCTGATTTTGGTCTTTCAAGGTCTGGCCCACATCTCGATGAGACTCATGTAAGCACAGGTGTAAAAGGTAGTTTTGGGTACCTTGATCCAGAGTATTTCCGGAGGCAACGGCTTACTGACAAATCAGATGTTTACTCATTTGGTGTTGTGCTTCTTGAAGTTCTTTGTGCTAGACCCGCTGTTGATCCATCGCTTGCTAGAGAGCAGGTGAATTTAGCTGAATGGGCAATGCAATGGCTGAAGAAGGGTCTTCTTGAGCAAATTATTGATCCCCATCTTGTGGGGCAGATAAAGCCAAACTCTTTGAAGAAATTTGCAGAGACAGCAGAGAAATGTTTGGCTGACTATGGTGTTGACAGGCCAACCATGGGTGATGTGTTATGGAATTTGGAATACGCACTTCAGCTCCAAGAAAATGGAAGAGGAAGAGAACTGCAGGAAGATTGTGATGTTAATGTACCAGAGCTCACAGAATCTACAGCTGTTCCTGAAGCTCCTTATAGCAAAAGTATTATTGAGGGCGACAATGAAAATGGGAGTTTAGACATAACAACAAGCAAGGTTTTTTCCCAGTTGATGACCAAGGAAGGCAGGTAA